ccaacattttttaatttatttttttaatatacatccaagttagttagcatatagtgcaacagtaatttcaggagtagattaatgccacttacccatttagcccatcccccctcccacaacccccccagtaaccctctgtttgttctccatatttaagagtctcttatgtttttgtccccttccctgtttttatattatttttgcatctcttcccttatgttcatctgttttgtgtcttaaagttctcatatgagtgaagtcatttgatatttgtgtttctctgactaatttcacttagcataataccctctagttccattcacataatTGCAAATGAAcaccagcattttttacagaggtagaacaaacaatcctacaatttgtatggagccacaaaggaccccaaataaccaaagcaatcctgaaaaagaaaagcaaacctggaggcatcacaattctggacttcaagatgtattacaaaccTGTAGTCATCAGGACAGTATGTTACTGCTGTAAAAATAGacaatagatcaatggaatagaatagaaaacccagaaatggacccacaactatatggtcaactagtcTTCAACTAAGCATGAAAGAATGtccaatgaaaaaaacaaagacagtctcttcaacaaatggtgttcggaaaactggacagcaacatgcagaatgaaactggaccacttccttacaccatacacaaaaataaattcaaaatgggtggaAGACCTgtatgtgagataggaaaccataaaaatcatagaggagaacagaggcggtaacctctttgacctcagctgaagcaacttcttactagacacgtctccagaacaaatggaaacaaaagcaaatatgaactactgggacttgatcaagataaaagtcttctgcacagcaaaggaaaaaaatcaacgaaactaaaagtcaacctatAGAATCTCAATCTTCTGTTGATGAATATGTAGAAAATTTTTACCAATGTAGATTTAGATGTGGAATTGTCAAGCCATatgtatattttcaattttactgAATATTGCCATATTTTCTTCAAACCGATCGTAGCATATTGCATtttccaaagatgtccacaccAACATATCCCATTCTACATGCTCTTCTTGTAGTGTGATGTTGATTCTCCTTTATTAAAAGGTATGGTCTGTGTTTCCTTTCCCTGAGTATGGGTTAGTTTTAGGAActcacttctattttatttttttaatgtttatttttgagagaaagagcgcaagtgggggaggtgcagagacagaggagagacagagaatttgaagcaggttccgcaatgacagcagagagccccatatggggcttgaagtcatgaaccaccacgagatcaggacctgattCAAAATAAGATGCTCAatgcctaagccacccagggaccctggaACTCACTTCTAATAAATAGAACACAAAGTAGCACTGCATGATGTCCACGGCCAAGTCATAAAAGGTGATACAGCTTCAGCTGCAttgtccttctctgtcttggGACACAGTCTCCATGCTATAGAGAAACTCATGCCACCCAGAGAAGCCTGGTACAGATATTTCAGCCAACAGGCCCAGCTAATGTCTCAGCCACTATCAACCACTCATCATGTGTGGTGAACACGCCTTCAGGTGATTCCTGCTCTTAATCTTTGAGTCCTCCAGCTGTGGCCTCAGACATTGGAGCAGAGACAAGCTGCCCTCACTGTGTTCTAtttgaattcctgacccactcaaatttttcctttctttataacaaaacaaaacaaaacaaaaaacccaaaggagGGAGATTTCTCACACAAACCTTCTAAGGGAAATATTGAGCAATATAACAGCCTATGGCCCCAGTTTTTACCACATAtgcagaaatgttcttttttcccctcttgtgGTCATATTGTATAGCACCCTCCTAACAACAGTTAACTAACAACAGTTGATAAACGGCCGTTAGCCAAGATTGCAATGCAGGCTGCAGCTCAGTGTCTAAAAGTCTAAAAGTCCATTCATGTCATGTTCCAGCTACTGTTTTAATCAAAGGAGTTCACCATGTGGGAGTCTCAGAGTGTTCACTATCAAGGACAGAGTAAAGCTGGGGAgtgttttagttgtttttttgttttttgcttctttgttttttatttaactgaaatccatacttcattcagatttccttagatTTTACCAATGTTCTTGTTCTGTTCCAGGGTCCCATCCAAGACACCACTttatatttagttgtcatgtgtccttaggctcctcttgactATGACAGTCTTTCAAACTATCCTTGTTTTTGAGGACCATGATAATTTTGTAGAGAACTGGTCAGGTGTTTTGCAAAATGTAATCATCCTAGTTTTAAACCAacttttctggggtgcctgggtggctcagttggttaagtttcggactcttgatttaggctcaggtcatgatctcaggctctgcgctgacagcacagggcttgcttggtattctctccccctgcccttaccccttccctcaaaaataaataaataaacattaaaccaaattttctttcaaattgtcATTAATTGGTGGGCCCAGGCTGCAAAGAGGAGTAGTTGGCTTTTGCATTGAAAAGACCTGTGGTAGGAATAAACAACGGAATATCCTTGGAAGTGGGGGGCTGAGTGAGtgagtgattgattgattgattgattgattgctttTCACACTGACACGTTTTTAACCTGCAGCTTTCAGAGCAGAGATGACCCGGTTCTGGCAGGTGCACGGAGACCAGGGCCCCTGTGCCCACCGTGTTCGCAGGGCGGGCAGTCTATCACACCCTGCATCCTCCTGTTGTGTCCGCCAAGCACAGGCCCGGGTGTCTGTGTCCAGCTGGGCCAGCCCACGGCCAAAGTCGGTCTGGTACATGGCACCTCTGCAGGGTCCGCACCCCCTCCCACGGTTGCTTCAGGGTGCCAGCCGTCCCTCGGGGACCGGGTGGGGGACCACGGAAGCCCCTGGCTCTGAGGAGCACCCGTTAGATGAGACCCGGACCCCTGCCTCCCTTCAGGGCCCAGTGGGAAGAGCGTCCAGGAAAGATCTGGGGTCCCACGGTGAAGACTTCGGGGGCGCGGTGCGCCAGGGGCTGTGCCCAGGCTCTCTGTCCGGATTCAGATACGTGCTCCCCGCGTGCACTCGCCACAGTCTCCCACTTCTGAGCAGCAGTGTGAGAGTTACAGTCGCTCCACATCTTTGACGATATGTGGTATGGtcagtcattttaattttgacCACTATAATAAGTGTGTAatggttctaatttgcatttccttaatgaccgATGATATGGAACAATTGGATAGTTTGATTTCCTATTACTAAATGTTGAGTTTTGAGATTCCTTTATGTGCTctggatacatatttttaaaaatcagatatctGGTTTGCAAATACTGTCCTAGTTAGTAGCTTGTCTACTCATTCTCCtgattcttcttttaaagaacagaagTTCCCAGTTATGTTTAAAGCTTTATTGACATAGAGCTGAAACACCATATGCTACATGTATTTAAAGAGTATAGTCTGGTAAGTTTTGACCTATGCATCCACTCATGAAACCACCACCATGATCAAGATAGTAAACATATCCATGCTTTCCCCAAATTTTCTTCCTACTACTTTATAATCCCTCCCTCCTGATttactgcccccacccccacaccaattttataataagttttgaaacCAAGTGGTGTTAGcctttcaactttgttctttttaaagttgttttggctattgtaggttctttgtatttccctgtgaattttagaatcagcttaccCTCCAGGGATTTTGATTAGGAATGATTTGattctatagatcaatttggggaaaacTGACATATTAATAATACTGAGTCTTTAGACCCATGAACATTATATAGCTCTCTTTACATTTTCTTGGcaaatcttttgatttttaatattgatgaGGTTCAGGATGCACGTCCCAAACTATGGCACCTTGGCATAATATATGTTCATCAATCTGTTCCCATtgctcagatgaaggaaaacatgGAGCCTTCCCTTCTGTCCCCACTAACACCAAGCTCCAATGCTTTAGTGCAGGATGTATGATGGGATGAGTTACTTCAGGGACTGGGGGATGAAATGGTGGCACACAGAGCACTGATCCAAAAAATTAAGAGATTCAACTCAAGATAACTGGAAGAATTGGTGACAGAGTGTATTAGTCTGCTAGGGCCACCATAATAagataccacagactgagtgccttaaacaacagaagttcattttctcacagttctggaaaccagaagtccaaaatcaaggctttggaaggtttggtttcttctgaggcctctttctGCAGCTTGCAGaaggctgccttcttgctgtgcccTTACATGGTCTTCTCTGCCCACATGAACACCTGACATTTCTCTGTGTGTTCAAATTTCCTcatcttataaagacaccagtcacattggattaaggcccaccctaAGGGCCTCATTTTGACTTAATCATGTCTTTAAAGGCCCTAACTTCAAATATAATCACATTCAGAGATACAGTCAAAACATTTCTGAGAACCTAGGGCTTCACCATATAGCCTTTGAGAAAATACAATTCAGCACATAGCAGAGGGTatcaagaaatggataaatttttaaagagtggtTTATAGGAGCCTCTAAAAACCAAGTAATGATGTGAGGCATTCATGTGTTTTAGTCTCTAATTACAGCTTGGCTACTTCTGTGAGATGAGAATACAATGAATAAATTTAATCTGTACTCTGCTCTTATGACAGCTGTTTATTTGGTGGCTACCAAGAGTGTTGAAGATTTCACAGATAGCAGTTatgtaaaaaaatgtattgaggAAAGAAATGATGGTTTTATATCTCCCATTATCTAGGCTGACTGAAGGAATTGCAGGTGCATATGGGTGCTGTAAAAAATACAAGGGttgcaaaatgaactactgggaccttatcaaaataaaaaagtttctgcacagtaaaggaaacaatcagcaaaactaaaaggcaactgacagaatgggagaagatatttgcaaatgacatatcagataaagggttaatatccaaaatctataaagaactgatcaaactcaacacccaaaaaacaaataatctagtgaagaaatgggccatttctccaaggaagacatccagatggccaactgacacatgaaaaagtgctcaacatcactcatcatcagggacatactaatcaaaaccaaaatgagataccacctgacacctgtcagaatggctaacattaataactcaggcgacaacagatgttggcgaggatgtggagaaagaggatctcttttgcactgttggtggcaatgcaagctggtgcagccactctggaaaacagtatggaggttcctcaaaaaactaaaaatagaactaccctacgacccagcaattgcactactaggcatttatccacgggatataggtgtgctgttttgaagggatacatgcacccccatgtttatagcagcactatcaggaatagccaaagtatggcaagagcccaaatgtccatcgatggatgaatggataaagaagatgtggtatatacatatatatacaatggagtattgctcggcaatcaaagagaatgaaatcttgccatttgcaactacgtggatggaactggagggtattatgctaagtgaaattagtcagagaaagacaaaaatcatgtgacttcactcatatgaggacattaaaagacaaaacagatgaacataagggaagggaaacaaaaataatatgaaaacagggagggggacaaaacagaagagactcataaatatggagaacaaactgagggttactggagggattgtgggtggagggatgggctaaatgggtaagaggcattaaggaatctactcctgaaatcattgtttcactatatgttaattgggatataaatttaaaaaaaaataaaaaataaaattaaaaaaaaaaaagaaagtgccgAAGACCTAGAATAGCTAAGACAAACTCATAATTTGTGATTTGAGGAAGTAGTGGGGGAGATCTGAATTGGGAGGATTTTCTAACTGCTTTGGAACCACATTTATCATATTGTATCCAGAACTAGTAGTAAATAAGTTGttttaaatcaaaaaaagaaaaagaaaacagtaagaaaaactgaattaaaagtggttaaaagatttgaatagacactttaaGTTGTGGGTGACAAGCagaggaaaagatgctcaatattattaatcactagagaaatgaaaattacagcCACAATGATACACCACCCTATGCCAGTTATAATGGCTAAAACTAAAAGGACAAACAATACCAAGagctggtgagaatgcagagaaaatgaTGGGAAGGCAAGATAGTACAgattctttggaaaacagttgaaTAGTTTATTATTATGTCAAACATATATTTACCATAGGATCTAGAATTCCAAATCCTGTCAAGtagccaagagaaataaaaatatgtgttaatatttgaatatttataaaggctttattcataactgccaaaatttaccatctcaaatgtccttcaaatgggtaaagaaattgtggtataccCATATAATGGAACACAAACAACTGATACATACAACACCATGGATGAGCTTCAAATAccttatgctaaataaaagaagctagatttaaaaaaaaaaaatacaaggactGGATATCACTCTACAGAACTTAAGTAAAACATCAAGGCTCGCCAAAGAGTTGGCCCACCATTCCTAAAAGCCCAAATAAAGAAGGTAGAATTCCGGAAAAGTGAAGCTATATTTCCTGTGAGGAAAAATAGATATTCTTCCTACTCCTGAATGATTTGATCAGTGAACTTCCCACACCAGAAAGTCAACAGAACCAAGGGAGCTATGTACCCAACTATGCCATCCTTTctaatcttgttttcttatccctTTTTATCTCCAAGTCTCTCCAGACCTACTTCTTTGATGCCATATCCTTAATTCCTTCTACCTTCCGTCTTCtgacttcctctttctccactgcCTGCCCTCCCCAACCTAAACACTCCCACTTATACAATCTCCAGCTGAAAGCCGATCAGTACAGTATCAGTATTGCTGAGTGCAGTACTAAGAAGCATATCATAGGTCTCTCCACTGGACTGCCTCCGTGGAAAcagtgggcaggggaaggaagatTTGGGGTGTAGAAATTTGGGGAGGGGAGTTTGCATGGTTCTTTAGGATGTTGAATCACCATTTGTTGACTGGgccggccaggcaccccccagCTTTTGTTAGGCATGTTTCCAATGGCACGCAGGAAATTCCAGATCACACTCCTGCGTTCTCTTGTTTGCTGCCCAGATCTTGGCTCCGCATGAGCTGTCAGGGTCCAGAAAGCCTAACAAGCCCCGATAGGAGCTAGCTGCCAACTTGACTCTCAGAGACTGTCTAAAGTTGCCTGAGAGGGAAATCGGCCCTAAAAGGGTGCTTGAAGTTGGCTAGGACAATGAGagaagaaatctgaataaaaccAGATCTCAATGATGTGACTATTCTAGAGATGCCTTCTCACACGTAACCAAAAACCACATGCCACTGGCCGGCACAGCTAGAAAGGGAATAGTTGCTCACCTAGAAAGTCGTCAGTGTGAGGGGACTTTGAAATTACCAAACCCATCCCTCTGGCTTTACAGATTAGAACACTGTGGTCCAGGAAtgcttggctggcttagtcagtggaacatgcaacttttgatctcaaggttgtgagtttgagccccacatttggtatAGAgattataagaaaggaaaagaaaagaaagaaaagaaaaagaaagaaaagaaagaaaagaaaagaaaagaaaagaaagaaggaaggaaggaaggaaggaaggaaggaaggaaggaaggaaagaaagaagaaagaaagaaagaaagaaagaaagaaagaaagaaaagaagaaagaaagaaagaaagaaagaaaaggaggaaaacgGTGGCCCAAGAGGGCTACAGACTTGCCTCAGGGCACAGGGAACTGATAGTAGGGCTAGGACTAAAACAGTTGCCCTGGCCCAATTATCCACCCGGCTGCATACTCAGAGAaggtgaaaaaggaaggaaactgaccCCGTGTGTAGGCCCTGTCCAGACTTGCAGCAAAACGAATGTAGGGAATGAGGAATAGCAGTGATGAACTTTAAAGTACAGTCACCAAACTCATTAGCAGGAGCCGCCCAGTGATACTCTGTCCCTTCAGGTGAACAACTCCTTCTTTATTGTTAATTAAGAAGACAATaagagagtgagaagggagaTAAGCTTGGAGGGAGGAGGCTGAGAAGACACCCACCCATCCACACTTACTGCAAGCCACAGAGAAACCCAAAGTACGTGTGAATTTCTTGAATGATCTGTGGAGGTGCTATCGGTCTTGTCCCCCAGAAAGTGACTCCTGGCAACATTCTGAGATGCTTCCAGGTATGTTACTATACTAGTCATCTAGTACGTTTTCATTCTGTAATTTCTGTGTACGGACCTCCATCATGAAACACGAATCATACAGGCGGAGGGCCGTCCCACACTTAGGATCAAGTCCCAAAGGCAATACTGAAGTGCTTTCCATTGAGGCAGATAGATTCAATGCCCCGTTAGTGTTCCCACTTGCTCCATGAGGGCTGAATCAGTCTAAGAAGGCAGGAGGAGGGTGTTGGGAGCAGCCTTTCATTTCAGTTAGAGAGAAAGCTCAAACTGCAAGCACTAATGAAGCAGCACTTGGAAAGAAAGAACCTGAGTGATTCTCATTGACTATGCAGGGGTCTATTGGCTGCTGAACTGAAGGAGGAGTTTACCCCAGAGAGGGCCAGGAGAGGATCAGTGGGGCAGGAGCCACTGTGATTTTGTGGGTACACTCGAAGCTGTGAGAGTAAGGAAGAGCTGGGACACTGAGCTGTGTTTACCTGTCCATTGAGAATGCAGAATTCCTGAAGCTTGTTTGGTTTAAAGAATTTTCTGAATATTAGCATTTTCCTTCTTAGAAGAATCACTGGATATGGCCATTTCTGCCTTTAAACAGATACTCATCTTAACGTGTTAGCACCTCCAACTTAAAATTAATCTGCCTGGATTAGTCTCCTGGAAGGGGTTACTTATGCCTTTATTTGTGGGCTAGCTACAGTCTCCCCACTGAACAGAGATCTCTGGTTTGTCACCAGACTGTTTGAGGTCTTTCTCTCCTTGATTGTGCCTGACCCTCTCCAGGACAGGACTAGGTCTTTCTTCTCCACGTGTCCTCCTATTCAGAGTACTTTCCCTCTGCACCAGCTCCCTGGCTGTGCAGGTATGGACCATTGTCATCACCTATCACTTTATTCCCCAGATGGAAGCCCCCAGCAGTCCCAGGCCCAGAATGTGCGGGCGGTCAGAAGCCAGAGCTGGTGAGTGCACAGATATTGATGCAGTCACACCCCAAGTGAGAGTTCTTAAAAGCTCCAGTGAAGTATTCTCTCAGCACCAGCAGGAGGGAAATGAGGAGCTTTGGGTTTGGGAACAAAAGTGAAATGAACTTAAGACAAATTCTGGCTCAAGGAACATATCTAGGAACTCcaagtttccttctcttccatccTCACTGCTAGTAAGAACGTGATCCCCATTACCAcagaaatgccccccccccacacagagAGGGACAAATGGCTCCCTCTCACCTGTAGCCCTCCTCCCTCATACAGATGTGAAAGATTCATGTTGCATAAGGGAAACACAGTCTCTTCTGACATTTATGAGTGTGGCACAATGACAGAACTGGGCAAAGAGGTTGGAGGTAGGGCCTTTCTCTAGTTCTATGACCTTGTCTAGAGCCAGATGCAACTGTAAAGAGGGGGGTCAGATGTAATGATTAAATGACGACAGAAGCTGAGTCTAGCCTTTACAATGACTGTACAGAAGTGGCGCCAAGAATGGAGCACTCACAGGCCAAGTGCACTGGGAACCTGGGAGAGAGCCACCAGTGAGCTCAGGGAGAGAGCCACCAAACTCCCTCCACAGCACTTAGTAAAAGAGAGACTACAGACTATTCTTCCTGAGTCAACTCTGGTAGCAGAAAGGACACCAAGTGGAAGGAAGCCAGGGGACTGGGGTctagccccagctctgccactaactagcaGTGGCCATGAACAAGTCACTGAACCTTTCTGAGATTCAGGCTGTTCCTCTGGAAAAAGGCAGGGATGACATTAGGGATGGTGAATGGCACGCACACCTTTACCTCCATCCTGCCTTTAATAGAGGCTATGGTTCAACCACATCACttactagaatttttttctacAGCATTCTGGGCAGGACCTTCCAAAAGGGTTGGTACAGAAGCCAAAATCTCCTTATTCTCCAATTTTATAAACTCTACAGTGCCCTCTAATTCCTACATTGAAGGTTCCGACTTTCCAACTAGgacataactattttttttctgatttagtgatagctcactcaaaaaaaaaaaaaaaaaggaaaaggacaatTTAGGATCATACTTTCATACACTCCTGTATGCAGTCTGCTCCACCCAGGGGCTGAGCAGGGTCTTCCTGAGGTTACCCCATCCTTCCTTCTGTGCCAGACATTCTTGTATTTGAACCTTGCCCTCTGTCAGTTCACCCAGCATGACAGTCCCAGACTGGAGCTCCCTTCTATCCCAAATAGCCCATACTTCACAGCTTAATAATATttggcatcaaggaatctacaaGGAGGGGAATGATCTCCGGTTACTAAAAACCAAGACGAGAGAAGGCATTGAATGATTCTATCCAATGCTTACCAAAGCTAACCAGAATTTCAGTTCTCACCCCTGGCAGGAAAGCAATCACACAAACAGTACGAGGATAAGGCCAGCTTCAGAAATTCAGGTGGAGGggcgcccgtgtggctcagttggttaagcatctgacttcagctcaggttatgatctcacagctcagctcACGAGtgtgagccccgagtcaggccgggagctggattctctctccctctctctgtccgtccctccctgcccctccccccctcactctctttcaaaaaagaaaagaaaagaaatacaggtgGATGCAACTGTGTTTTATTGAAAGAAGTTGTGAAGTGGTTAACATGGGGCACACCTCACCCCTCAAACCATGCAAGGGCAAGCCTTGGGCAGGGAAACATTTGTGTACTGGGGAGGAGCACCAACTTGAGTTACTTCCctcagggcagggaagggagaggggagacgCAGGGGTCACAGTGGTGAGGGGGTGCATCTCACTGCTCCGGCCTCAGGTGGAGACCTAAATAGAATCATCAAAGTGGACTGGCACATACGGGTCCCCCTCACAGGCCACGAtgatgtatttatctttctgggTGGTCTCATATATACATCTGGGGTATCTGGAGCTACGCCTCAGGTGGCAGTCGGTGATATTCATCTTTGAGACACTCTGGTGGCAGTTGGGCTGCCCATTCTTGCAGGTGACATTTCCCTGGAGGCAGACGTCCTGGACATCTGCCAGAGGCTCATGTACAAAGGTGTTCACCGGCTTGCACTGTCCGTCTGTCATTTGCCGGCGCCTCATCATTTCGTTGCAGTAGTTGGGGCCGAAGTTGGTGGGGTTCGAGTCCACGTGCTGCCGCTGGAACTTCATGGCCCGGGATTCCTTGCCCAGAGAAGGCTGGACGTACCCCAGCGCCAGCAGCACCAGGACCAGAAGTGGGAACAAGATGCAGAACGTTTTCTGAGCCATGGTGGTCTCACTTCCCTGGGAGAGCCTAGctaggaaagggagaggagagagaaagcgcTGCCTGAGAAAGAGAACCCCAGCTCCTACCTGTGGCCTCTCTGGCTTACAGTCTCCCTTTGGGTCCTCCAGAAAGATATCCCTCCCTCTGCACAATTTTCCAAGTAATGACACACTCACATACACTGTTCTCCTACTAGCTAGAGAGAGGTGGTCTTCCCCTCCGGGTGGTGACATTGAAAGTGACCTCAAATCCTGCAGTCCTGTGCCTGAATACTAgggagttttaaatttaaaatacatctaGACCCAGAACTCAAGTGGCTCATTAGAAAATCCTTTTGAATAAACTGTGAGCTAAATTGCATCCCTGAGATACCACCAGAACATCTAGGATCATAACTGACAGAGCTCTGTTGTCCTCCAACACAAGGGAAGCAGCCCACTGCCCAACACTGGCATCACAAAGGGATGCCATTGTATTCCAAAGAGAGGTGCTTGTGTCCCCCAGCTTGGGGCAGGGGGGCTGCTGCTCTTTCTCCAGCCCCATTCATTAGTTGTCTGCAGCTCCCATGCTCCATCTGGATATTTGCCTAGCCCAAGCTTTCTCCATGCGAGCCTCACCCACCCTGATCCTTCTTCTCCAACCCTTAAGCAGAAGGAGTCCCTGAGACTGCCTCTTGGGCTACTGACCTGGGTCTCTAGCTTTGTCTTCAGGTGAGAGCAGAAGGCCAGTCTCTGCAATCCCTGGATCCCCGGGGTATGAATCTTATATAGATTACAAAGGGGCTTGGCTTCTAAGAAAAGAAGGGTGGGAGGAGCATCTTGCTTTC
This region of Lynx canadensis isolate LIC74 chromosome B3, mLynCan4.pri.v2, whole genome shotgun sequence genomic DNA includes:
- the LOC115516183 gene encoding ribonuclease pancreatic-like isoform X1; protein product: MSPPGGEDHLSLASRRTVYVSVSLLGKLCRGRDIFLEDPKGDCKPERPQVGAGVLFLRQRFLSPLPFLARLSQGSETTMAQKTFCILFPLLVLVLLALGYVQPSLGKESRAMKFQRQHVDSNPTNFGPNYCNEMMRRRQMTDGQCKPVNTFVHEPLADVQDVCLQGNVTCKNGQPNCHQSVSKMNITDCHLRRSSRYPRCIYETTQKDKYIIVACEGDPYVPVHFDDSI